Proteins found in one Raphanus sativus cultivar WK10039 unplaced genomic scaffold, ASM80110v3 Scaffold1452, whole genome shotgun sequence genomic segment:
- the LOC130504248 gene encoding uncharacterized protein LOC130504248: MHPLQDEADLSSSLTTRRVSSFLQLIPVSKPRNLVSCGEYVSFNYQQEAGGIEISVARFLGLLTADCKLNFLQYSTPQVREDWTSNVEILVVVGFLYAAFITSVKLLGVQLSTAKCSSQSKPVFHSKPWSHVVGLISLCSMLSQGLSIWPWRFASQQSILWKRCLVASEFTDVPLQEILTFLAHDKRYNRPFIAFYDLLCNRQPS; encoded by the exons ATGCATCCTTTACAAGATGAAGCCGATCTCTCCAGCTCTCTCACCACCAGACGAGTCTCCTCCTTCCTCCAACTAATCCCGGTGTCAAAGCCGAGAAACTTGGTCTCTTGTGGCGAATATGTTTCGTTTAATTATCAACAAGAGGCAGGGGGTATTGAGATCTCTGTGGCAAGGTTCTTGGGGTTACTGACAGCTGACTGCAAGCTTAATTTCCTTCAATACTCAACACCTCAAGTTCGCGAGGACTGGACTTCGAATGTTGAGATattggtggtggtgggttttctGTATGCAGCTTTTATTACCTCAGTGAAACTTCTTGGAGTGCAGCTCTCCACTGCAAAGTGCAGTTCTCAGTCAAAGCCGGTCTTTCATTCGAAACCTTGGTCACATGTCGTTGGACTCATCTCCCTTTGCTCCATGCTTTCGCAAG GTTTGTCTATTTGGCCATGGCGGTTCGCCTCACAGCAATCAATCTTGTGGAAGAGGTGTTTGGTAGCCTCTGAGTTTACTGATGtaccactacaagaaatattAACATTCTTAGCTCACGATAAACGCTATAATAGGCCTTTTATAGCGTTTTATGATCTGCTATGTAATCGGCAGCCATCATAG